A genomic region of Anaeromicrobium sediminis contains the following coding sequences:
- a CDS encoding alkaline phosphatase gives MTKKILKRIFTFTLTFLFLLSSISFSQEKAPKYVFYFIGDGLGLSQRAIAQLFVRIKKGDSNCKLTMNTFPVVGIKTTHSADSLVTDSAAAGTALATGYKTNNGVIGKLPDGTDVKSILEAAEEKGYATGLISDTRLTHATLASFVSHNWDRHNENEIAVDFLNSNVEFLGAGGYGHFVPENWKYGESDRKDNWNILKEFHRKGYRVFATEKETNNFLKHKPVGKEKVIALLVDSHLPYELDRGNNLNTPNLEQLTQKGIDALCKYEKGFFMVVEGGRIDHACHYNDVVGTIHEVLAFDHAIKKAYEFYKKHPKETLIVVTADHETGGLGLGTGVGYFMKLEELKDVKRSIDHLVTGNKKYAGDRLAYLNFLEEVYGLDNLTKREMEKLEKAMELEDKNIEGDKDEYGHLFKSPVALATAHIISERANIHWTTFVHTGVPVPLTAIGVGAEKFGGYNDNTTIPKNMAEIMKVNLGH, from the coding sequence ATGACAAAAAAAATTTTAAAGAGAATTTTTACTTTCACATTAACTTTTTTATTTCTATTATCAAGTATATCATTTTCTCAAGAAAAAGCACCTAAGTATGTATTTTATTTTATAGGAGATGGCTTAGGCCTATCTCAAAGGGCAATTGCTCAATTGTTCGTAAGAATTAAAAAGGGTGACTCTAATTGTAAACTTACCATGAATACTTTTCCTGTTGTAGGAATTAAAACTACCCACTCTGCCGATTCGCTGGTGACAGATTCGGCAGCAGCAGGTACTGCCTTGGCCACAGGATATAAAACTAATAATGGTGTTATAGGGAAATTGCCAGATGGTACAGATGTAAAGAGCATATTAGAAGCGGCAGAAGAAAAGGGATATGCAACGGGATTGATATCAGATACTAGATTAACCCACGCCACATTAGCTTCATTTGTTTCTCACAATTGGGATAGACATAATGAAAATGAAATTGCAGTAGATTTTTTAAATAGTAATGTGGAATTTTTAGGAGCTGGAGGATATGGACATTTTGTACCTGAAAATTGGAAATATGGAGAGTCAGATAGAAAAGACAATTGGAATATATTAAAGGAATTTCATAGGAAGGGTTACAGAGTTTTTGCAACAGAAAAGGAAACTAATAATTTCTTGAAACATAAGCCCGTAGGAAAGGAAAAAGTAATTGCTCTACTTGTAGATTCCCATCTACCCTACGAGCTTGATAGGGGGAATAATTTAAATACTCCAAATTTAGAGCAATTGACTCAAAAGGGAATAGATGCATTATGTAAATACGAAAAGGGTTTCTTTATGGTAGTTGAAGGCGGAAGAATAGACCATGCCTGTCATTATAATGATGTGGTGGGAACTATACATGAAGTACTGGCTTTTGATCATGCTATCAAAAAGGCCTATGAATTTTATAAAAAACATCCCAAAGAAACTTTAATAGTAGTGACAGCAGACCATGAAACTGGTGGCTTGGGACTTGGCACAGGTGTTGGTTATTTTATGAAGCTAGAAGAACTAAAAGATGTGAAACGCTCTATTGACCACTTAGTAACGGGAAATAAAAAATATGCAGGAGATAGATTGGCATACTTGAACTTTTTAGAAGAAGTATATGGATTGGATAATTTAACTAAAAGGGAAATGGAAAAATTAGAAAAAGCCATGGAATTAGAGGACAAAAACATAGAAGGTGATAAAGATGAATACGGCCATTTGTTTAAAAGTCCAGTGGCTCTGGCAACAGCCCATATAATATCCGAAAGGGCTAATATACATTGGACTACCTTTGTGCACACAGGGGTACCAGTGCCACTTACAGCCATTGGGGTAGGAGCTGAAAAGTTTGGTGGATACAATGATAATACAACAATTCCTAAAAATATGGCTGAAATAATGAAAGTTAATCTAGGACATTAA
- a CDS encoding metallophosphoesterase family protein: protein MRIGFITDIHSNKYALEEILKDTKKRNLDKIFCMGDLVGYGPFPNEVINKIKEEKIPTIQGNYDQSVGEELMACGCDYKDQKVMEMGVKSLYWTQENTSDENKKWLRELPKEMDVEVEENKIKLVHGSPRRNNEYLYEDADVLEEVTEKADFNILVCGHTHKPYGKYVNNVFVVNAGSVGKPKHGNPNGTYVILDIKDDIHMEIVEVEYDYEKMAKAIEESEIPSAFAEKIRKGIS, encoded by the coding sequence GTGAGAATAGGATTTATAACAGATATTCATTCTAATAAATATGCATTAGAGGAGATACTAAAGGATACAAAAAAGAGAAACTTAGATAAAATATTTTGTATGGGAGATTTAGTTGGATATGGCCCCTTTCCAAATGAAGTGATAAATAAGATAAAGGAAGAAAAAATACCTACAATTCAAGGGAACTATGACCAAAGTGTAGGAGAAGAGCTCATGGCCTGCGGTTGTGATTATAAGGATCAAAAGGTAATGGAAATGGGTGTGAAATCCCTATATTGGACTCAAGAAAATACAAGTGATGAAAATAAAAAATGGTTAAGGGAATTACCAAAGGAAATGGATGTGGAAGTAGAGGAAAATAAAATAAAATTAGTTCATGGTAGCCCGAGACGAAATAACGAGTATCTTTATGAAGATGCAGATGTTTTAGAGGAAGTAACTGAAAAGGCAGATTTTAATATATTAGTTTGTGGTCATACACACAAACCCTACGGAAAATATGTAAATAATGTATTTGTAGTAAATGCTGGTAGTGTAGGTAAACCTAAACATGGCAATCCAAATGGAACCTATGTGATCTTAGATATTAAAGATGACATACATATGGAAATTGTGGAAGTTGAATATGATTATGAGAAAATGGCAAAGGCCATAGAGGAAAGTGAAATTCCTAGCGCCTTTGCAGAAAAAATTAGAAAAGGTATAAGCTAA
- a CDS encoding DUF3798 domain-containing protein, producing the protein MKRLLSFLLIFVLMFSLAACGSQQETSTEETKEEAKAEETTEAPKYKIGVITGTVSQGEEEFRAGQKIKEMYGDMIVTQTYPDNFMKEQETTISNILGVASDPDVKAIVMVQAIPGTSAAIDQLREVRPDILFIAGVPGEDPDVIASKADVVFQADELGMGTAVIDQANKMGAKTFVHYSFPRHMSYALLAKRRDLFKVRCEELGIKFVDATAPDPTGDAGVPGAQQFILEDVPRKIEEFGKDTAFFSTNCSMQEPLIKASLQGGAILPQQCCPSPYHGYPGALGIEIPDDKKGDIEFAVEQIKGKVAEGNGTGRFSTWPVPVNMMFVEAGVEYAKAYIEGQTDGKADQAKVKELFEKYAGVEMELTTYENEETGKKHDNFFMVLSGYITF; encoded by the coding sequence TTGAAAAGATTATTATCGTTCTTGCTAATTTTCGTGTTGATGTTTTCATTAGCAGCATGTGGAAGCCAACAAGAAACTAGTACAGAAGAAACTAAGGAAGAAGCTAAGGCTGAAGAAACTACAGAAGCTCCTAAGTATAAAATAGGAGTAATAACTGGAACTGTATCACAAGGTGAAGAAGAGTTTAGAGCTGGACAAAAAATTAAGGAAATGTATGGTGACATGATTGTTACTCAAACATATCCTGATAACTTCATGAAAGAGCAAGAAACTACAATCTCTAACATATTAGGTGTTGCATCAGATCCTGATGTAAAAGCTATAGTTATGGTTCAGGCTATTCCTGGAACATCTGCAGCTATTGACCAATTAAGAGAAGTAAGACCAGATATCCTATTCATAGCTGGAGTTCCTGGTGAAGACCCAGACGTTATCGCTTCTAAAGCAGACGTAGTATTCCAGGCAGATGAACTTGGAATGGGTACTGCTGTTATAGATCAAGCTAACAAAATGGGAGCTAAGACTTTCGTACACTACTCTTTCCCAAGACATATGTCTTATGCATTACTTGCAAAGAGAAGAGACTTATTTAAAGTTAGATGTGAAGAATTAGGAATTAAGTTTGTAGACGCAACTGCTCCAGATCCAACAGGAGATGCTGGTGTTCCAGGAGCGCAACAATTTATTTTAGAAGATGTTCCTAGAAAGATTGAAGAATTTGGTAAAGATACTGCATTCTTCTCAACAAACTGTTCTATGCAAGAGCCACTTATTAAAGCATCATTACAAGGTGGAGCTATATTACCACAACAATGTTGTCCTTCTCCATACCATGGATATCCAGGGGCATTAGGAATTGAGATTCCAGATGACAAAAAAGGTGACATTGAGTTTGCTGTAGAGCAAATCAAAGGAAAAGTTGCAGAAGGAAATGGAACTGGAAGATTCTCAACTTGGCCAGTACCAGTTAATATGATGTTCGTTGAAGCTGGAGTTGAATATGCAAAGGCTTACATTGAAGGTCAAACTGACGGAAAAGCTGACCAAGCTAAGGTTAAAGAATTATTTGAAAAGTATGCAGGAGTTGAAATGGAACTTACTACATATGAAAACGAAGAGACAGGCAAAAAGCATGACAACTTCTTTATGGTTCTATCTGGTTATATAACTTTCTAA
- a CDS encoding sugar ABC transporter ATP-binding protein, which produces MSEYVLEMRNIKKDYFGNKVLKGIDLKVEKGEVYALLGENGAGKSTLMNILFGMPVIHSTGGFEGEVLIDGKKVNINSPQMAMEMGIGMVHQEFMLIPGFTISENIKLNRETLKDNGFSRVFGQSLKTLDTKSMDKDARVALDKLDMNIDEWVKVSGLPVGYMQFIEIAREIDKLNVKLLVFDEPTAVLTESEADNLLDAMRRITDSGISIIFITHRLDEVMNVSKNISILRDGESVAALKKVDTNVMELAELMVGRKIEGLSDINEGSQDYENREIAVKAKDFVVEMPGEEVKGIDLEIYKGEIFGIGGLAGQGKIGVANGIMGLYPSQGEVYINGKELTLNSPIDSLKSGLSFVSEDRREVGLLLDESIENNIAMTAMQVNEKFLKKFGFFSHKDTKHIRNHANNMVEQFDIRCVGPHQLTRRLSGGNQQKVCLARAITLEPNILLVSEPTRGIDIGAKKLVLDVLKELNEKQGMTIIMTSSELGELRSICDRIAIVTEGKVEGILRPNDSDVDFGLMMSGDYHKANRKEAK; this is translated from the coding sequence ATGTCTGAGTATGTACTAGAAATGAGGAATATAAAAAAGGACTATTTTGGGAATAAGGTTTTAAAAGGAATAGATTTAAAGGTAGAAAAGGGAGAAGTTTACGCTCTTTTAGGAGAAAATGGTGCAGGAAAATCTACACTTATGAATATTTTATTTGGTATGCCAGTTATCCATTCTACTGGTGGGTTTGAGGGAGAGGTACTTATAGATGGTAAAAAAGTAAACATTAATTCACCTCAAATGGCTATGGAAATGGGAATCGGAATGGTGCATCAAGAATTCATGCTGATACCTGGATTTACTATAAGTGAAAATATTAAATTAAATAGAGAAACACTAAAGGACAATGGATTTAGTAGAGTTTTTGGACAATCTTTAAAGACGCTAGATACTAAGTCTATGGATAAGGATGCTAGAGTTGCCCTAGACAAATTAGATATGAATATTGATGAGTGGGTAAAGGTATCAGGACTTCCGGTTGGATATATGCAGTTCATAGAAATTGCCAGGGAAATAGATAAGTTAAATGTTAAATTATTGGTATTTGATGAGCCAACGGCCGTTCTTACAGAAAGTGAAGCGGACAACCTATTAGATGCCATGAGGCGTATTACGGATTCTGGAATATCTATTATATTTATAACCCACAGATTAGATGAGGTTATGAATGTGTCTAAAAACATTAGTATTTTAAGAGATGGTGAAAGTGTGGCTGCTCTTAAGAAGGTAGATACGAATGTAATGGAATTAGCAGAACTTATGGTAGGAAGAAAAATTGAAGGTTTGTCTGATATAAATGAAGGGTCACAAGATTATGAAAACAGAGAAATTGCTGTAAAAGCTAAGGACTTTGTAGTTGAAATGCCTGGTGAAGAAGTAAAGGGTATTGATTTAGAAATATATAAGGGAGAAATATTTGGTATAGGAGGACTTGCAGGTCAAGGAAAAATTGGTGTTGCCAATGGTATAATGGGGCTTTATCCTTCCCAGGGGGAAGTTTATATAAACGGCAAAGAACTAACACTTAATTCTCCTATAGATTCACTTAAAAGTGGACTTTCCTTTGTGTCTGAAGATAGACGTGAAGTTGGGCTTTTACTAGATGAATCAATAGAGAATAATATTGCCATGACAGCCATGCAGGTAAATGAAAAATTCTTAAAGAAGTTTGGATTTTTCAGTCATAAGGATACAAAACATATAAGAAATCATGCTAATAATATGGTTGAACAATTTGATATTAGATGTGTTGGCCCTCATCAATTAACTAGAAGGTTAAGTGGTGGAAATCAGCAAAAGGTATGTTTAGCTCGTGCTATTACCCTAGAACCAAATATCCTTTTAGTATCAGAACCAACACGTGGTATAGATATTGGTGCTAAGAAATTAGTACTTGATGTATTAAAAGAATTAAATGAAAAGCAAGGAATGACTATAATTATGACTTCTTCTGAATTGGGAGAATTAAGGTCCATATGCGACAGAATTGCCATTGTAACAGAAGGTAAAGTTGAAGGAATATTAAGACCTAATGATTCTGATGTGGACTTTGGTCTTATGATGTCTGGGGATTATCATAAGGCAAATAGAAAGGAGGCAAAATAA